The following are encoded together in the Notolabrus celidotus isolate fNotCel1 chromosome 9, fNotCel1.pri, whole genome shotgun sequence genome:
- the LOC117818320 gene encoding lymphocyte antigen 6G-like — protein MKPYGALILCMTLSTAYGIKCFSCAAANPSTCTNTIDCTILLDRCFSHELGPLVTKGCMSSIACIGDMSCCKGDLCNSAVPIGPSALLLLVSSAVITHFL, from the exons ATGAAGCCTTATGGAGCTCTGATTCTGTGCATGACTCTGTCTACAG CATATGGAATAAAATGCTTCTCATGCGCTGCTGCAAACCCATCTACCTGCAcaaacaccatagactgtacaatcCTCCTCGATCGATGTTTCTCCCACGAACTGG GCCCTCTGGTCACAAAGGGCTGCATGTCCAGCATAGCATGCATAGGTGATATGTCGTGCTGTAAAGGGGACCTTTGTAACAGTGCCGTACCAATCGGCCCCAGTGCCCTCCTGCTGCTGGTGTCCTCAGCTGTCATCACTCACTTTCTCTGA